CAGGTTTATAAGTATCTCCCTATTTTATTTTTCTGAATTTATAATTATTTACTTTCTCTGTCAGGCCAGCATTTTATCCTGAGTGTTTATGCCCTTATTTTCTTTTCTTCCTTCTTCAGAGAATTCCATCTTTTTCCTGAAAGAACAATTTCTTCCAGGGTCAGGCTCTGCTTTTACAAGAGCATAAATGTCTTCTCCATATACTGTTTTTAACCTATTTTCCACTCTGTCTGCAATTTCTGCAACTTCCTGAATGTTCAATGAATCACTTACGGTAATGCAGGCATTGATAGCTATCCCATTCCCTATTTTTCGTGTTTTAAGCTCCCCTGAGCCCGTAACCCCTTCTGTTGTGTTTATTATCTTCCTGATCTTTTTATTGTCTTCCTCATCAAGAGAGGCTTCTATAAGTTCATTGGCAGTGCCATAAAGGAGTTTGCCAGAAGTTCCCAGAAGATAAAGGCTCATGAGAGCCGCAATAAAGGAATCAGTTACAACCCAGTTTTTTCCGGGGAGAAAAGTACACCCTATTCCCAGAGTAACAAAACAGGAGAGAAGTAAACTTCTAATCTGAGCGTTTCTGGTGTAAATGCCGGTTCCTGATAAAGTACCTTCAATTTCTTTTCCTTTACTGCTGAACAAAGGAATAATTTCTCTTGATACCAGGGTTAAAGAGGCTGCGGATAGTGCGAGGATTTCAGGGGCTTCTGTCTCTCTCCCCTGTATAAATATAAGCAGTTCCTGTGAAGCCAGGCTTATTGACTCGATACCGGCAAAAAGGAGTATACATGCCCCTGCTCCAGTAAAGAGGGTTGCAACCTTTCCATGTCCGTAATTATGGCTCCAGTCTTCCGGTTTACTGGCTATAAAAACTTCAAGAAGCTTTTTAAGTTCATTGATTAATTCAGAAAATGAACGGATAGAATCCGCAATAAGTGCTGTGCTGTTTCCTAAAAATCCTGCAAGTAATTTAATAAGAGTTAATGCAAAGCTAAAAAAAAGGGCTTTATATGATATTTTCAGGGTTTTATTCAGGTTTTTCTCCGCTTTCATCAGAAATTCACCATCAATGAATTTTGTCCTTCTTCGGTAAAGCGGGCCCTAAAGGGTCTAAAAGAGGTGTATGTGTTATCTAAAATTTAGCATTCCTCGAACGCCTACATCTTCCCCAACGCGGTACAGAACGCAGTATTTTAAGCCAGGTATGATCAATAGATACGGAGAGGGGGATAAGTTGAAAACACAGATTTAGAATCTGTGTTTTCAAGGGTTGGTGTTTTTTGGGCTTTCTATCCTGTTTTTGCCCTTTCGTTTTGTGGGTTTTGTAGGTCGTCGAGGTTGGTGTAGTTTCCTCAGATTCCGTTTTTCGTTCCGTTTTTCGTTCCGTTTTTCGTTCCGTTTTTATTTACTGAGGATGTAATGCTGTCATTACTTTATCTTTAGAGTGGAGCGACTGCCTTTCCATGGATTTCATTCATTACCATGGCAAGAGCCGTATACATGGACCCGAGGCCCATAATAAGTCCGACATATCCGGCCACTACAAGCAGACCGGCGTTTCCGGTTGCGTTTACAACGGCCAGCAACATAAATAGTATAAATAATGTTACAAATACAAACTGAAGGGCTCTAACTCCGATTTTCATTGTAATGATCAACATGACAAAGGTGTACACACCCCAGGTAAAGAGATAAGCGGCCATAGCGATTCCAGAGGAGGGGGAAGCCCAGCCCATTGCAGGCATTACAAGCAGTCCGGCAAGTGAGAACCAGAAAAGGCCAAATGCTGAAAATGCTGTTCCTGCAAAAATATCTCCTTTCTTCCAGGACATAATTCCTGCAAACACCTGGGCAAATCCTCCCAGGAATATTGCCATGGAGACAATCATTGACTCTACAGGGTATACGCCAATATAGCTCAGACTTAACAGAACTGCGGCAAGACCCAGCCCTGTAAAACCAAGAGGGGCGGCGTTTGCTGTTTTATCAACAATTACGGTAGAAGTTCCTGCGTTTTCGCTCATGATTATTCTCCTGAAGCCATTTTTGAAAAAAAATTAAAAAAAGGAAGTTTAGGGCTTAAAGCCCGTAGTTTTCTGGTTTGAAAACTGCAACTTCCTGCTTGAATTTGGTCAGGTTGTCACTCATGAACTTGTCAGCATCGTCGGTAAGAGCTTCGAGGTCGGCTTTAACCTTTGCAAGTGCATTGGTTTCGAACCTTGTGAGTTTCAGCTTGCCGGAGCCGACACCTTCTTCTATGAGGTTGCAGCACTCGATTGCAGCATTCTTGGAACGGAGGTAGTTGTTGTTTCCGTCTTTTGCGATTGCCTGTCCAACTCTGTAGGCGTTGTCATAGGCAAGCACATATCCCTGTGGGTCTCTGTACCTGTCAGAGAGCACGAGGATGTCCCTGAGGTCCTTTGCCTTTCCGGTTTTGAGGGCGACGTTCATCATGGAACAGTCGTATGCAAGGGTTTCGGACCAGCACTGGACGGTTGTACCACCGAATTCACCGTGGTATTCAACGGACTCGTTGGACCAGAGGTCACAGCACTGCATAACGAGGTTGCCCATCAGGTCAGAGTGTGCGCAGGTGGAGGTCTTACCTTCCTGAGCGATTGGTACACCTGAGATGGCTTTTATGATGGAGTTCTCGTAACCGCAGTCTTTACCTGGGCCTGTTGCGCCTGCTTCATATGCACAGAGTGACCTTGCTGCAGAGATTGCCCTTGCAACAATTGCAGTTGTGTGGGCAAGGTTCTTGTCAAGGAGACCGCCTGCAATGAACATTGCAGTGTTTGCCTGGGCACAGTCTGTGTCACCGGCGGAAACAGTTCCGGTCTTCTTTGCAATGTCAGAAATGTCTTTCCAGACCATTTCCATGTCCATGCTGCCGAGCACACCGATACCGAAGAGGATGCCGGCAGTGTCGTTCCTGAGGATGGAATAGTCGAAGACTTCCTTACCGCCCATGCTCTCTACTGAAAGCAGGTCAGCACCGTTCTTGGCTACTTCTTCAAAAGCTTCCATAAAGACGCTGTACTTGTCTCCTCTGAGCTGGAGGTAGTCGCGGTCTTCACGGATGTCACCAATAGTGTGGCGGAGTGCGCACTTTATGCCGTATTCATCGTGGTATTCTTCCATGATGGTTTTCTGGGCGTGTGCAACAGCTCCTCCCCAGTCAGGGTTGTTGGACATCTGTTCAACGTGTTCGGTTTCAAGAACTATAGATGGAGCACCGATCTGGACCATCCTTGCCATGATGTCAGTGGTGATCCTTTCGTATTCCTTAACGAGTTTTTCTTTAGATTTTCCTGCCTGAGGTCTTGGAGCATAGTTCACTTCGGGGGTTGTGTATCCTGCACCAATTTCGAGTCCAAGGCCTGCCTTTACCGGGAATTTACATTGCCCGAAAATAAGTTCATCTGCGTTAGCGTAAGCCATTGAAGTGTATTTCTTTACCATTTTGCTCCCTCCTTAGTGCTTGTGGAATTCCTCTCTTAATGCTGCGATATCTGTGGTACCTGCTACGATTGCGTCAGCAATCTTGGGGGCATCAGCAGCTTCTTCACCATAAACTCCGAGGTCATACTGGGACACGAAGTCCTGGTTCACAGCACCGCCACCGCATGCAAAGGGCAGTTTGATTCCCTTCTCAAGGAGTTTGTCATTGATTTCCTTGAATGCATACATGGTGGTTGTCATGAGGGCAGTACCTGTAAGCAGTATCGGCTTCTCTTTTGTAACACATTCAATGACCTCATCTACAGGAACATCTCTTCCGAGGTCAACTACATCATAGCCGTTTGCTCTCAGGAGGGCAACAACAATGTTCTTTCCGATGTCATGGACGTCACCTTCTGCGACATGGCAGACAACCTTGCCCTTTGGCTCGGGAACTTCTGTGGTCTTGGTCTTACAATATTCGATACCTGCAAGCATAGCGTCAGCAGACATCATAACGTTGGGGAGGAAAATGATACCATCATCATAAAGCTGGGTTACAACTCCCATTCCTACCATAAGGGCATCGTCAATAAGGGCAATCGGGTTCTTTCCTGCATCGATTGCTGCCTGAAGACCATCTACAACATCGTCTTCTTCTCCCTCGTAGATAGCTTTTGCAATTGGATAAATGAGTTTATCCTTGGGGTAAAGCTCTTCTGCTGCTTCGTCAGGTGTCATTTCCTTTTCGAGGGCGACGTTGTAGCGTACTAATATGCCATCGACATCTTCCAGTTTCAAATCCAACATATTTTAACCTCCATTTTAATAATGAAGAGATCTCAGATTGCTCAGATCTTTGATCCTGCAAGTTGAATCTTCCTGAATTTTCAGGTATTTCATCCCGAAATACTGTCTGAAACAATGAAAATGAATTCGAAAACCTCCAGATCGAATTCTTTCCATTGTGAGAGTTGGATAACCTCTTGGTGGTATACTGGTCGCACGATAGTGCCGAATTACAGGCCAGGTTCTCGTTTTTCAGGCTCCTTAGGAATACTATTTATTTCCTGGGGTTCAGGTTTTTTCCTATTCCTATTTCATGTGCCTTTTAGCCTTTTCCCAGTTAACTAATGAAAGGTGTACTCCCTTTATTATTCGGGAATTCACTTGCAGATGACAGTTGGAGTTTCTGGAATATACCTTCATCTGTGCTAATTTTTGAGCAGCTATAATTTTATAATTATGGCTTCAATTTTCCAGGCAAATGATTTTATAAAAAAGAACTGTTTTTTTACCCCGGTTTATTTAATCAATGGCATCAAAATTTATGAGGCAATTATCGCCTTTTCCAGAATATTTCTTACTGGAATCTTAATTTAACTAAAGATTCTTTTTTGAGCTATGGAGGTTATCAAGTGGACTTGATTTCTATGAAATTTTTATTAAGGCAAAATATTGATCTGCCAGGGCTTTCTCGTAAATGCAAGCAAGTGAAATTAACTTGCTGAGTTATATTTCTGTATCTTTTCAGATATTTTATTTCTCTTCTTTATATATTAGAAGACCTTTGAAAGTCCCATATTTCTAATTGGTACAGGTTCTAATTAAACCTTACTTTTTGCCTTCTTTTCTTCGTTTTTCAAAAAGTGAGCGATCTTTTTCCCTGATAAGTTTTTGTATCTCTGTTCTTAATTTCTTAGTATGATGACTTTTAACTATTTTTTGAAAAAATATTTCCGTATGGAAGCCAGATGCTCTATTGCCTGGATAGAATACTTTTTCTCTCCTTATGTTGAGACTCTATCCATGTAAAAGTCGAGGACAATTTTAACATATATAAACTTTTCTCACGTCAGGTCACAGCTTTCCTGAACCGGAAATATTTTTCCTTCAAATGCATCCATGCTTAAAGGGACTGACTGTGATCTGACCGTAACAGTGAGTGCTTTTTGAATTTTCGTAACTAACAGCTTTCTGACCTCTATTTTCCCGCTTTCCAACACGTCCACAGGTTTTGTTAATCTTTCCGTGGAGCGCATCGCTGAACCTATTATGACTCTATCTCGATAGGACTCCTTCCTCGGAGGCTATCAAGCCGACAGGGAAGAGTAGTTCACTGTGAATCTCTTCGAGGAGTACACCCCTGAATCTATCATCTGACTCTATTATAATAGTATCCGGGGGTTGAGAGCGCAAAGATTTACTATCATTTGCTTCAACGCTTTAACGTCATCTGCGGGATTTTGCCTTCTGCAGGACTCTATTCTGGACTAACATGGAGGCGGGCTTTGGAGAAATGAAGAAGCTGTGACGAGAATGAAAATAGTACATCTTCTCTTTAAGTTGTCCTTCTTTTTAAGTTGTCCTTCTTTTTAAGTTGTCCTTCTTTTTAAGTTGTTCTCCTCTTCATGTGCATCTCCTCTTCATGTGCGTCTTTTCTTTGATGATAAAATATACCAGCTAAGAAAAGACTTTAAAGAAGAATATGTATCCATCTAATAATGGGTTTTTCACTCACCGTTGAAATGTAAATTAAACTAATAAAATCAGCATGCTGTAACCAGGAAACATTTCCTGGAATTACCTGCGGCATCAGGTCAGTAATTTCAGTAAAAATGTTTTAAAATAGGGTTTGACGAGTCAGGTTTTTATCTGGCCCGCCCTTCATTTTCTTTTTCGTCTTTTTATTCTTTTATACCTTTTATGCTCCCGATTCTCTGTATATGTCCCTCATGTTTGTGTTCATTATGCGCGTGTCCTTCGTGCTTATGTCCATGCTCGGTTTTGTGCGCATTTATCCCTTTTTTCTCAAATGTTTCTTTCACAGAGCTGTTTACAGCATCTTTCAGAGCTTCTTTGTCAACATTTGAAACCGCAGAGAGTATCTTGAATGTCGGGAAAGCTCCATCTTTTGATTTAATCACATCTTCCTGAGGCTCTTCATTATAGATGGTGACACTCTGTTTTACGGTCTCCGTCCCATTGTCCAGGAAGAGTTTTATATGCCCTACAAATTCAGGGTTAAGCTCCAGAACTTTTCCTTTTATTATATTCATTAATTCGGTGGTGAGTTTCCTGGCTTCTTCTGTGTTCAGGTTTCCTCCTTCTTTAATTTCAAACTCTGCCGCATAGCTGCCAACGCCCGAGGCTTTGATGGAGTCTTCGGTTTCCTGCGGCCCTGTAATGCTGGATGTATTTTCTGCAGTAGCTGTTTCCTGGATTTTTTTCGGTGCTTCTCTTATATCAGGAAGAACTACCTGCATGAATTTCTCAAATCTTTCGCCGGTGTCCTTTCCCGAAAGCAAGACCACCTTTGCTTCAGGGTTCAACTGCTGGACCGAAGTTTCGAGTATCGGTATCCTGATCGGCTCTATGAGATCTACCTTATTTATTCCCAGGATTTCAGCATCT
This window of the Methanosarcina mazei S-6 genome carries:
- a CDS encoding cation diffusion facilitator family transporter → MKAEKNLNKTLKISYKALFFSFALTLIKLLAGFLGNSTALIADSIRSFSELINELKKLLEVFIASKPEDWSHNYGHGKVATLFTGAGACILLFAGIESISLASQELLIFIQGRETEAPEILALSAASLTLVSREIIPLFSSKGKEIEGTLSGTGIYTRNAQIRSLLLSCFVTLGIGCTFLPGKNWVVTDSFIAALMSLYLLGTSGKLLYGTANELIEASLDEEDNKKIRKIINTTEGVTGSGELKTRKIGNGIAINACITVSDSLNIQEVAEIADRVENRLKTVYGEDIYALVKAEPDPGRNCSFRKKMEFSEEGRKENKGINTQDKMLA
- a CDS encoding acetate uptake transporter, with translation MSENAGTSTVIVDKTANAAPLGFTGLGLAAVLLSLSYIGVYPVESMIVSMAIFLGGFAQVFAGIMSWKKGDIFAGTAFSAFGLFWFSLAGLLVMPAMGWASPSSGIAMAAYLFTWGVYTFVMLIITMKIGVRALQFVFVTLFILFMLLAVVNATGNAGLLVVAGYVGLIMGLGSMYTALAMVMNEIHGKAVAPL
- the mtaB gene encoding methanol--corrinoid protein co-methyltransferase MtaB, with the translated sequence MVKKYTSMAYANADELIFGQCKFPVKAGLGLEIGAGYTTPEVNYAPRPQAGKSKEKLVKEYERITTDIMARMVQIGAPSIVLETEHVEQMSNNPDWGGAVAHAQKTIMEEYHDEYGIKCALRHTIGDIREDRDYLQLRGDKYSVFMEAFEEVAKNGADLLSVESMGGKEVFDYSILRNDTAGILFGIGVLGSMDMEMVWKDISDIAKKTGTVSAGDTDCAQANTAMFIAGGLLDKNLAHTTAIVARAISAARSLCAYEAGATGPGKDCGYENSIIKAISGVPIAQEGKTSTCAHSDLMGNLVMQCCDLWSNESVEYHGEFGGTTVQCWSETLAYDCSMMNVALKTGKAKDLRDILVLSDRYRDPQGYVLAYDNAYRVGQAIAKDGNNNYLRSKNAAIECCNLIEEGVGSGKLKLTRFETNALAKVKADLEALTDDADKFMSDNLTKFKQEVAVFKPENYGL
- the mtaC gene encoding methanol--corrinoid protein MtaC, producing MLDLKLEDVDGILVRYNVALEKEMTPDEAAEELYPKDKLIYPIAKAIYEGEEDDVVDGLQAAIDAGKNPIALIDDALMVGMGVVTQLYDDGIIFLPNVMMSADAMLAGIEYCKTKTTEVPEPKGKVVCHVAEGDVHDIGKNIVVALLRANGYDVVDLGRDVPVDEVIECVTKEKPILLTGTALMTTTMYAFKEINDKLLEKGIKLPFACGGGAVNQDFVSQYDLGVYGEEAADAPKIADAIVAGTTDIAALREEFHKH
- a CDS encoding GTP-binding protein, which gives rise to MEVIVVGGFLGSGKTTTIINMGKYLADKGKKVAIIVNEIGEIGIDGDVIKRFGFDTKEITSGCICCTLKVGLRATMSTLVKEYKPDIIMIEPTGIAFPNVIKTEVELMNLGEEVKVAPLVTLIDGSRFKHLMKEVKEFAMRQIIDAEILGINKVDLIEPIRIPILETSVQQLNPEAKVVLLSGKDTGERFEKFMQVVLPDIREAPKKIQETATAENTSSITGPQETEDSIKASGVGSYAAEFEIKEGGNLNTEEARKLTTELMNIIKGKVLELNPEFVGHIKLFLDNGTETVKQSVTIYNEEPQEDVIKSKDGAFPTFKILSAVSNVDKEALKDAVNSSVKETFEKKGINAHKTEHGHKHEGHAHNEHKHEGHIQRIGSIKGIKE